The sequence CTGAAAAGAGTTTACGTGTAAAGTTAGAACCATGGTCAGTTTGGATATCTTTGGGGATCCCGTAAGTAGTAAAGAAACTTGAAAGGTGTTTAGCATTATTTTTACGGCAGATATATTCTTAAGTTGATGGCCTCTGGAAAACGAGTACTGGGACACATAAGAGTTGATAAATATTGGTTACCACCTTTCGTCTTAGGCAAGTGTCCAACACAGTCTATTACTAATTTCTCAAAGGGCTCATGTGGAACTAACATGGGCTGTAAAGGTGCTTTAGGAATTACTTGGTTTGCCAGCTATTTGGCATACATGAAATCTCCTACGTTTTGTATTGTCCCAAATGACCACCTGGTCCATCATGTGCAATTTCCATTTTATGAGTGCATACTGAAGAAGGAACAACAATTTGGTATTTCTCATTCCAAGTATCAAGATCTGAATAGTTAGAAGGACGGTAAAAACGCATTAGgataccattattatgataaaaagatgGGGATTTATTCAATTTGGTACAATTAATTTCCCAGCTAAATCATTACCCAATAGCAATGAAACTCCTTTTACCGGCAATTCTGTATCAATCACCCCTAGTTCAACTTTCCCTTTTACAAGTGGACAATCAAGGTAGACATTGGCAAGGGGAATGGATGAGATTCCAGTAAGATCCCTTGCAACCACCTTCTCACCAGTTAGATTATTCTCAACATTAAGTAAAGCCTTACTATGCAACAAAGTTAAAGCAGCTCCAGTGTTTCGTAATATAGTGACCTTAGACTTCTGTTTTTTCTCCCCCAAGGCTATTATACCTTCATACTTAAAATCATCAAACACATCTGGTATATTTGCTTGCACATGCAAAACAGGTTTACTCTGGAAGGTTGAAAATTGTACGTTGGGTTTCATAAAAACATTATGGTAGTTATCAGATCCTTTACATTTAGGGTCTTTACAATTACGAATAGTATGtccttctttcttacaataactacatttaggattatcatccgaaatctgagattttccttAAACTGGTTTTACAAAAATCTCAGCTCTTTTATTAGGAATAGACTTATATATTAAGGAATAAGTGTCAGCCAAGGAAGCAGCCTTTAGTAAATCTTTCTCCTGCCTATCTTCAATATAGAGCATTACATTAATGGGAAGTTTCCatttaaattcttcaagaaccaTTAAATTCATCAGTTCTTCAAGAGAAGTTACTTCAGCATACTTAAGCAATTTCTTGATAGCTCTAAGCTTGTCAGAAGCAAATTCTAGGAAAGTTTGCATATATGATTTACATAGGTTACAGAAAGCTTGTCTATATCCTTCCTCTGTTATGGAAAATGCATCTAAGATTGCTTTCTTAACCTGGTTATAATCCTTAGTGTCATCCAGATGCCTAACAACCTGAGCAGCTTTTCCTGACAATTTAGGTTTAAGGAGCCATACCCACTGTTCAGCAGACCAATTAAGGTGATTAGCAGTTTTCTCAGATACCCAAAAATAATCCTCTGAATCATACTCTCTGAATGAATgaactaactttatatttttagtcaGGTCAAAGAGAGATAACTCTTCTTCCATTTGCCTATTCTGAAGATTGATTGAAGCCCTCTCAGGTTCCACCTTGATAGTTATACTAGCttctaattctaatttagctttctccctttcaaacttttctctttcttccctagctGGAAATTCTAACTCAGCAttctccatttcaaatttttctctttctttctctttctccatttcaaaaaaCTCACGTCTCTTTTCAGCGGCTTCCTCTCTTAAAGCTAACTGAGCTTTTTCACGCTCGACTGCAAGACGTTCAAACTCTAGCTGTTGTTAAAATGTAAGGGAAGGGGTTTCTGGAACAAGATACTGCATTGCTTCGTCACCCGAGGTTTCAATATGTATATAGTGAGCAATTATCACTTTCCTAATGTTAAACTCAAGCATACTAGAACGTATCTCAAGGTCTAAATGCCTAGCACTTCCATTCATTCAGACTTCCTTGCATCGGTAAGGGCATGCAATTCAGAGGAAGGATCCACCACAAACTTTTGAGTATCAAACTTCgccattgtgaaaattaaaaagaaacttcaagaACAATATAAAGACCTGAATTAGAGTTTTACAATTCTTAAATTGCAGCGCACTTAGTTAAGCAATGACCACTCATAAAACCATAAACCACGCATGAATAGTAACAGATTagacaaatatttatacacaaaacatTTTAGATATGGGATAATGAGAATGAATAAGGACGGACTAAAGTATTTTAATCCCGGTTCAAACCAAAGTGAAGTCAAAAGGAAGTACCGTCGCTCAGCTAACAACAGTAACTTACTACACTTTGATTTGAACAGTAACTTCACAAACATATGTCGAGGCATTAACAAGATTCATTACACTTtacagaaaataaataatgcaagaGATTGGTATCGAAGGACCCAGGGAAAGACTATAAGCACGTGAAAGTCACGAATGATTcgagagaaattaatttttaacaatGGTACGACAGATTAACTTTTTAACCCGCGCACCGAGTCTCGGTTATGAAAGGAGGGGGGTGGGGAAACTATAACAATGTTACCGGCAGTCGTTTAC comes from Palaemon carinicauda isolate YSFRI2023 chromosome 3, ASM3689809v2, whole genome shotgun sequence and encodes:
- the LOC137630816 gene encoding uncharacterized protein, which gives rise to MIHGTETWAIKKTEEIKLDAAEMRMLRWMCGVTRRNKIRNELEFERLAVEREKAQLALREEAAEKRREFFEMEKEKEREKFEMENAELEFPAREEREKFEREKAKLELEASITIKVEPERASINLQNRQMEEELSLFDLTKNIKLVHSFREYDSEDYFWVSEKTANHLNWSAEQWVWLLKPKLSGKAAQVVRHLDDTKDYNQVKKAILDAFSITEEGYRQAFCNLCKSYMQTFLEFASDKLRAIKKLLKYAEVTSLEELMNLMVLEEFKWKLPINVMLYIEDRQEKDLLKAASLADTYSLIYKSIPNKRAEIFSKPVLHVQANIPDVFDDFKYEGIIALGEKKQKSKVTILRNTGAALTLLHSKALLNVENNLTGEKVVARDLTGISSIPLANVYLDCPLVKGKVELGVIDTELPVKGVSLLLGNDLAGKLIVPN